In Schistocerca gregaria isolate iqSchGreg1 chromosome 9, iqSchGreg1.2, whole genome shotgun sequence, a single genomic region encodes these proteins:
- the LOC126291950 gene encoding cuticle protein 6.4-like isoform X4 yields the protein MMKFLVLALCLFAAVFAAEESAPKEKRGLAYATGLGYSAPLAYSSGLYGGYGYGYPGYAAGYYGLGYRGLGYSGLGYHGLGYYGGYHY from the coding sequence GTCCTGGCCCTGTGCCTGTTCGCCGCCGTCTTCGCCGCTGAGGAGTCCGCCCCCAAGGAGAAGCGCGGCCTGGCCTACGCCACCGGCCTTGGCTACTCCGCCCCCCTGGCCTACTCTTCTGGTCTCTATGGTGGATACGGATACGGATACCCTGGATACGCTGCCGGCTACTACGGTCTCGGCTACCGTGGTCTGGGATACAGCGGCCTCGGCTACCACGGACTTGGCTACTATGGCGGTTACCACTACTAA
- the LOC126291950 gene encoding cuticle protein 6.4-like isoform X5, producing MMKYLVLALCLFAAVFAAEESAPKEKRGLAYATGLGYSAPLAYSSGLYGGYGYGYPGYAAGYYGLGYRGLGYSGLGYHGLGYYGGYHY from the coding sequence GTCCTGGCCCTGTGCCTGTTCGCCGCCGTCTTCGCCGCTGAGGAGTCCGCCCCCAAGGAGAAGCGCGGCCTGGCCTACGCCACCGGCCTTGGCTACTCCGCCCCCCTGGCCTACTCTTCTGGTCTCTATGGTGGATACGGATACGGATACCCTGGATACGCTGCCGGCTACTACGGTCTCGGCTACCGTGGTCTGGGATACAGCGGCCTCGGCTACCACGGACTTGGCTACTATGGCGGTTACCACTACTAA
- the LOC126291950 gene encoding cuticle protein 6.4-like isoform X2, with the protein MMKYVVLALCLFAAVFAAEESAPKEKRGLAYATGLGYSAPLAYSSGLYGGYGYGYPGYAAGYYGLGYRGLGYSGLGYHGLGYYGGYHY; encoded by the exons ATGATGAAATACGTG GTCCTGGCCCTGTGCCTGTTCGCCGCCGTCTTCGCCGCTGAGGAGTCCGCCCCCAAGGAGAAGCGCGGCCTGGCCTACGCCACCGGCCTTGGCTACTCCGCCCCCCTGGCCTACTCTTCTGGTCTCTATGGTGGATACGGATACGGATACCCTGGATACGCTGCCGGCTACTACGGTCTCGGCTACCGTGGTCTGGGATACAGCGGCCTCGGCTACCACGGACTTGGCTACTATGGCGGTTACCACTACTAA